Proteins from a genomic interval of Xylocopa sonorina isolate GNS202 chromosome 4, iyXylSono1_principal, whole genome shotgun sequence:
- the Pop4 gene encoding ribonuclease P/MRP subunit POP4, whose translation MSETNLILNITESICLTLPKSITKQISTCENSEQYIINFLQSALPSTDSHLIADELRKSLLFIKHKSKWNKKERCPGKLLSSRKRMQLGLRKINYNSNMKYTDLLPLNQLWLNYMQQVFGTKYITNIPTDPTDPNWENMNQQLVKADFHGAEISVIGSKCSSLIGLRGIVIQDTKNTFKICGKDNIIRTIPKDAVIMNIYLKEITFEFFGKDLSVRPTERTIKKFKWGRVYEL comes from the exons ATGTCAGAAACGAATC TAATACTAAATATTACAGAGAGCATATGTTTGACATTACCCAAAAGCATAACAAAACAGATCAGTACTTGCGAAAATAGCGAACAGTATATCATAAACTTTCTGCAGAGCGCGTTGCCCTCTACCGATTCGCATTTGATAGCGGATGAATTGAGAAAG TCGTTGCTGTTTATTAAACACAAAAGTAAATGGAACAAGAAAGAAAGATGTCCAGGAAAATTGTTATCCAGTAGAAAACGAATGCAACTTGGATTGCGTAAGATTAACTACAACAGTAATATGAAATATACAGATTTATTGCCTTTAAATCAGTTGTGGTTAAATTATATGCAACAAGTATTTGGTACCAAATACATTACTAATATCCCAACGGATCCAACTGATCCAAATTGGGAAAACATGAATCAACAGTTGGTCAAAGCTGATTTTCATGGCGCCGAAATTTCTGTTATCGGATCAAAGTGTTCCAGTTTGATTGGACTGAGAGGCATAGTTATTCAAGATACTAAAAATACTTTTAAAATCTGTGGAAAAGACAATATTATACGAA CGATACCTAAGGATGCGGTTATCATGAATATTTACTTAAAAGAAATTACGTTTGAATTCTTTGGAAAAGATCTTTCGGTAAGACCCACTGAACGCACTATAAAGAAGTTTAAATGGGGACGCGTGTACGAACTATAG
- the LOC143422823 gene encoding uncharacterized protein LOC143422823 encodes MLTVMCPNCRHRFPAPGCCKSQNMDEDNTLIHPTTCYYGGLLVPKGYTSGGGCFINAPTIIHSQPVINSFNYPSMAFDAEKRKIDKQKDSFPQKCKKDTQIFGFPLLNEGGEKNQGSGCQITTSCDLTGGSVIITTPSIQSGGCLIQSRDSDVMKQIPHMEIRPQLSGGGCFVQNTLSTESQETPIITTEQKDQQESLISDKKMFLIPPSGCQELPGTRRNILPQKIEDGMGNCENPLFSSFQVTNAPVMQFQHVKNSMETERESEQNKNFNCCCNNVQNLYRVKSNNLPVTENRSSIISDSNPGVQIQVNATVQIPASLKQCTVNITATTTNSPNSLSGVTSKTKNNFNGGGLVQKNDTQNDEENFEERRDRAPTTPVSWLMPCPWSFDSYMIDRDATRLNEVKRLFQACGWYHEGLSWQQSESLLKNAAVGRWLMRDSSDSRYMFAVSVQTARGPTSVRIHYFLGQFRLDAEPRLAFAIPLFDCPIKMLEYYVEYSKSVDEHRKEVWVDYSGQLYSEIYLTKPLVKEVRSLSHLARLVVNRSKLPTKHLPPLIQNYLAEYPYTI; translated from the coding sequence ATGTTGACGGTGATGTGCCCAAACTGTCGCCACAGATTCCCAGCACCGGGTTGTTGCAAGTCTCAAAACATGGACGAAGATAATACCTTAATTCATCCAACAACCTGTTATTATGGTGGCTTATTAGTTCCTAAAGGTTATACCAGCGGTGGTGGTTGCTTTATAAATGCACCAACTATCATTCATAGCCAACCTGTCATCAATTCATTCAACTATCCTTCGATGGCATTTGATGCAGAGAAGCGAAAAATTGACAAACAAAAGGATAGTTTCCCTCAAAAATGCAAAAAGGATACACAGATCTTTGGATTTCCACTACTCAATGAAGGAGGAGAAAAAAATCAGGGCTCTGGTTGTCAAATTACAACAAGTTGTGATTTAACTGGTGGAAGTGTGATAATAACGACACCAAGTATACAATCTGGTGGCTGCTTAATTCAAAGCAGAGATTCTGACGTTATGAAGCAAATTCCACATATGGAAATCCGTCCACAATTGTCAGGCGGTGGGTGTTTTGTCCAAAATACATTATCAACCGAAAGTCAAGAAACCCCGATTATAACTACCGAACAGAAGGATCAACAAGAAAGTCTGATTAGTGACAAGAAAATGTTCTTAATACCACCAAGTGGATGTCAGGAATTACCAGGAACTCGGAGGAACATTCTACCACAAAAAATAGAAGATGGAATGGGAAATTGTGAAAATCCACTATTTTCGAGTTTCCAAGTGACCAATGCGCCTGTGATGCAGTTTCAGCACGTTAAAAATTCAATGGAAACTGAACGAGAATcagaacaaaataaaaatttcaattgCTGTTGTAACAATGTTCAAAATCTTTATCGTGTCAAATCGAATAATCTCCCAGTTACAGAGAATCGTAGTTCAATAATATCGGATTCTAATCCTGGAGTACAGATTCAAGTAAATGCAACTGTACAGATTCCTGCAAGCTTGAAGcaatgcacagtgaatataACTGCAACCACTACAAACTCACCTAATTCGTTATCAGGTGTAACATCAAAAACTAAAAACAATTTTAATGGTGGAGGTTTAGTGCAGAAGAATGATACTCAAAATGACGAGGAAAATTTTGAAGAGAGAAGAGATAGAGCTCCTACAACACCAGTTTCATGGTTAATGCCATGTCCTTGGAGTTTTGACAGTTACATGATAGACAGGGATGCGACTAGATTGAACGAAGTTAAAAGACTTTTTCAAGCTTGCGGTTGGTATCACGAGGGTCTCAGTTGGCAACAAAGTGAAAGTTTACTAAAGAACGCAGCAGTCGGCAGATGGCTGATGAGAGATAGTTCCGATAGCAGATATATGTTTGCTGTGTCTGTGCAGACTGCTAGAGGACCTACCTCTGTTAGAATTCACTACTTTCTGGGACAATTCCGATTAGATGCTGAACCTAGGCTTGCTTTTGCTATTCCTCTTTTTGACTGTCCAATTAAAATGCTCGAATATTATGTAGAATATTCAAAAAGTGTTGATGAACACCGAAAAGAGGTCTGGGTAGATTATAGTGGACAACTTTATAGTGAAATTTACTTGACAAAGCCTTTAGTTAAAGAAGTTAGGTCCCTTAGTCATTTGGCCAGACTAGTTGTTAATAGAAGCAAATTACCAACTAAACACTTGCCACCATTAATTCAGAATTATTTAGCAGAATATCCATACACTATTTGA
- the LOC143422671 gene encoding uncharacterized protein LOC143422671, producing the protein MFRVEPVFLEARSTNGYLNNRANVEARLARRTLRFTVSRPGVAFSRGLDKSRDASFDIARTHRSCVLFPLCFNRPRGRWTSDPSVSKAERLSVTISRNDFTSRHRQIGISRNPIIVSTKTDFYIFATPQFLLRVFLEIIVVNERHVYDIEVNMILKHAISYRSFCNR; encoded by the exons ATGTTTCGCGTCGAACCCGTCTTCTTGGAAGCTCGATCAACAAAC GGTTATTTAAATAATCGAGCAAACGTCGAGGCGCGACTTGCACGTAGGACTTTACGATTCACAGTTTCGAGACCAGGTGTCGCATTCTCTCGTGGTCTCGACAAAAGTAGAGACGCATCTTTCGACATCGCCCGAACACACCGCAGCTGCGTTCTTTTCCCATTGTGCTTTAACAGGCCACGTGGCAGATGGACGTCCGATCCGAGTGTTAGTAAAGCG GAACGATTGTCGGTAACGATTTCGAGAAACGATTTCACATCGCGTCATCGACAAATTGGTATTAGCCGGAACCCCATAATCGTTTCTACCAAAACAGATTTCTACATTTTTGCAACTCCGCAATTCTTGTTACGG GTCTTCCTTGAAATAATAGTCGTCAATGAACGACACGTATATGATATCGAAGTAAATATGATATTGAAACATGCGATATCTTATAGAAGTTTTTGTAATCGGTGA
- the LOC143422672 gene encoding uncharacterized protein LOC143422672 has translation MNYCDISSFDIHYSHLYGWILFVICVVGIIMNTVNIFVLNRREMRSPASLTVTGVAVANLLLIIEYIPNAIRLSLYQLSKREDIFSYESAVFVHFHLLFTQVINLIIFTLGNTTIEPRYFVQLTKMAENHRVLKYIYFWNSNLIKYSPYIVLMVIFVQLLQVLLKPRNQNIRNQNLNPRGFEIINRRDQPGQTIKMFLIVLFLFLSTELPQQVLGLVNVIHDRGFSKTCHLMLVDVGDILSLVSSAISVSLFCLTNSQFRATFKTFIFGERELPANNREVQMEIHK, from the exons ATGAATTAttgcgatatatcgtcgttcgaCATACACTATTCACACCTTTATGGTTGGATCCTCTTTGTTATTTGCGTCGTTGGTATAATTATGAATACCGTGAACATATTTGTTCTAAACCGACGGGAAATGCGATCACCAGCCAGTCTAACTGTAACGGGAGTGGCCGTGGCGAATTTACTACTAATAATCGAATACATTCCCAACGCGATTCGTTTATCCCTGTATCAGTTATCGAAGAGGGAAGACATCTTCAGCTACGAATCAGCAGTTTTCGTACATTTCCATTTGCTCTTTACCCAGGTAATCAATTTGATCATCTTTACTCTTG gaaatacaACGATCGAACCACGTTACTTTGTACAATTGACGAAAATGGCAGAAAATCATAGGGTTCTGAAGTATATATATTTCTGGAATAGTAATCTAATAAAATATTCTCCGTACATCGTTCTGATGGTTATCTTTGTACAACTACTTCAAGTTTTACTGAAGCCCCGTAATCAAAATATCCGTAATCAAAATCTGAACCCAAGGGGCTTTGAAATCATAAATAGAAGAGACCAACCCGGCCAAACCATAAAAATGTTTCTTATAGTTTTGTTTCTTTTCCTCTCAACGGAGTTACCACAACAAGTTCTAGGATTAGTTAACGTGATACATGATCGTGGATTCTCCAAAACTTGTCACTTGATGTTAG TTGATGTCGGTGATATATTGTCTCTCGTCAGTTCAGCCATTAGCGTTTCTCTATTTTGTTTAACGAATAGCCAATTCAGAGCAACATTTAAAACGTTTATCTTCGGAGAACGGGAATTACCTGCAAATAATCGCGAAGTCCAAATGGAAATTC ATAAGTAA